One stretch of Thermanaerosceptrum fracticalcis DNA includes these proteins:
- the codB gene encoding cytosine permease, giving the protein MQEPQVTTHDDYALEPVPESARRGLISMSTVMLGFTFFAASMWTGGTLGKGFHLWPDLILVILFGNLILGIYGAFLGYAAAKTNLSTHILARYAFGRVGSKLPSFMLAFTQIGWFGVGVAMFAYPINKFIGIPIIPLIIIGGFLMTATVVIGFKAIEWISIIAVPAILLLGFMSVGKAIGDSGGMSALLQVEPTQALTVAVGVALAVGSFISGATLTPDFVRFAKTKSIGVTATIIGFTFGNSLMFVFGAIGAIATGQADIAEVLAIQGLLGGGIALLALNIWTTNDNALYASGLGLANITGLKRKYLTLAAGIIGTVFSVFLYNNFVGWLTFLSVSLPPIGGIIIGDFYLRSKGEYASPKEHQFKEVNWAAMIAWAVAIIVSKISPETGILSIAPLNSIITAAVIHVIADSVIYGKKLQSIKQ; this is encoded by the coding sequence ATGCAGGAACCGCAAGTAACGACTCATGACGATTATGCTCTAGAACCGGTGCCGGAGAGTGCACGAAGGGGACTCATCTCCATGTCCACGGTAATGTTGGGTTTTACCTTTTTCGCTGCCAGCATGTGGACGGGAGGAACGTTAGGAAAAGGTTTTCATTTGTGGCCGGATTTAATCTTGGTCATCCTCTTTGGTAACCTTATTTTGGGTATCTATGGGGCATTTTTAGGATATGCAGCGGCCAAGACCAATCTTTCCACCCACATCTTAGCCAGATATGCCTTTGGTCGCGTAGGTTCTAAGTTACCTTCCTTTATGCTGGCCTTTACCCAGATCGGCTGGTTCGGTGTAGGTGTGGCCATGTTTGCCTACCCCATTAATAAGTTTATTGGTATCCCTATTATTCCTTTAATCATAATTGGCGGTTTTCTTATGACGGCCACGGTAGTTATTGGCTTTAAAGCCATCGAGTGGATCAGTATTATTGCTGTCCCTGCCATTCTTCTTTTAGGGTTCATGTCTGTAGGCAAGGCCATTGGGGACAGTGGCGGTATGTCGGCTTTATTACAGGTGGAGCCCACGCAAGCTTTAACTGTGGCAGTAGGAGTGGCTTTAGCTGTAGGATCCTTTATTAGCGGAGCCACTTTAACTCCTGACTTTGTACGCTTCGCCAAGACTAAATCAATAGGGGTAACCGCTACTATCATCGGGTTTACTTTTGGCAACAGCTTGATGTTTGTTTTCGGTGCAATTGGGGCTATCGCCACTGGGCAAGCAGATATCGCAGAAGTGTTAGCTATCCAGGGCTTACTGGGGGGAGGCATAGCCCTGTTAGCTTTAAATATCTGGACCACCAATGACAATGCTCTTTATGCCTCAGGCTTAGGTTTGGCCAATATTACAGGACTCAAAAGAAAGTACCTGACATTGGCTGCGGGAATTATCGGCACAGTCTTCTCCGTATTTTTATACAACAACTTCGTGGGGTGGCTGACTTTCTTGAGCGTTTCCCTGCCACCCATCGGGGGTATTATTATCGGTGACTTTTATCTGCGCTCCAAAGGTGAATATGCTTCTCCTAAAGAGCATCAATTTAAAGAGGTTAATTGGGCTGCCATGATAGCCTGGGCAGTTGCTATTATTGTTTCCAAAATTTCGCCGGAGACCGGCATTTTAAGTATAGCCCCTCTCAATTCCATTATTACTGCGGCAGTAATCCATGTCATAGCGGACAGCGTTATCTATGGCAAAAAATTGCAG